One Diospyros lotus cultivar Yz01 chromosome 1, ASM1463336v1, whole genome shotgun sequence genomic window carries:
- the LOC127789045 gene encoding RNA-binding KH domain-containing protein RCF3, whose amino-acid sequence MERSRSKRYYYDQDYDSEALPPRTKQRYGNNHHYSPAAHHRRPAVSGGGRKAQESSMMVTTSYRILCHDMKAGGVIGKSGSIIKAIRQHTGAWINVHELIPGDEERIIEISDTRRRDPDGRMPSFSPAQEALLLIHERILESDGDGYNVGFGGGSGGDDDDYGPRGGGSRVATRLVVSRMHVGCLLGKGGKIIEQMRMETKTQIRVLPRDHTLPRCVAMSEEIVQVVGDVSAVKNAITIIASRLRESQHRDRSHFHGRLHSPERLFPPDDDFSPHMNNTSRRLTEDGAMFGPRFSGGLTSGRSNSYASRPSGYMVESEVSAEADYAGPFSGEVLVFRILCPIEKVDSVVGEPDGIIGLLQNEVGVDIKIADLVAGSSEQIIIISSDEGPDDELFPAQEALLHIQTCIVDLVPEKENVITTRLLVPSNDIGCLEGRDGPISDIRRLTGVDIQILPREELPVCVAGTDELLQIVGEIKAAREALVELTARLRNYMYQEFLQRDMPAPPFHAHSPVGNPSGLESVTSSTATSARDSYVGAGSDPPSVTYQNVQPVKDPGVPGSGTVRQSETEYPEDKPAGLSRIPVPLVTRSTLEVTIPQHAVPKLITKSKNKLAQISELSGASVKLIEDMPDVTEKVIQISGTPEQAERAQSLLQGFILSTQEDAG is encoded by the exons ATGGAGAGGTCAAGATCTAAGAGGTACTACTATGACCAGGACTATGATTCCGAAGCCCTACCGCCGCGGACCAAACAGCGGTACGGCAACAACCACCACTACTCTCCTGCTGCTCACCACCGCCGCCCCGCCGTGAGCGGCGGGGGCCGGAAAGCTCAGGAGTCTTCGATGATGGTCACTACGAGTTACCGGATCCTGTGCCATGATATGAAGGCCGGGGGCGTGATTGGGAAGTCGGGGAGCATAATTAAGGCGATTCGGCAACATACTGGGGCTTGGATCAATGTGCACGAGCTGATTCCCGGCGACGAAGAGCGAATCATCGAGATTTCTGACACGAGGCGGCGGGACCCCGACGGCCGCATGCCCTCGTTCTCGCCGGCTCAGGAGGCGTTGTTGTTGATACATGAGAGGATACTTGAGAGTGATGGCGATGGGTATAATGTGGGATTTGGAGGTGGCAGTGGCGGCGATGACGATGATTACGGGCCACGGGGAGGGGGGAGCCGAGTGGCGACGAGGCTTGTGGTGTCGAGGATGCACGTGGGGTGTTTGCTTGGGAAGGGAGGGAAGATAATTGAGCAGATGAGGATGGAGACTAAGACGCAAATTAGGGTTCTGCCAAGGGATCACACCCTACCTCGATGTGTTGCCATGTCAGAGGAAATTGTTCAG GTTGTTGGTGATGTGAGTGCTGTGAAGAATGCTATAACAATTATTGCATCACGCTTGAGGGAGAGCCAGCATCGTGATCGTAGTCACTTTCATGGTAGACTTCATTCACCAGAACGGTTATTTCCTCCTGATGATGATTTTAGCCCTCACATGAACAATACATCACGTAGATTGACTGAAGATGGGGCTATGTTTGGGCCAAGATTCTCTGGTGGTTTGACCAGTGGGAGAAGCAATAGCTATGCTTCACGCCCATCTGGCTATATGGTCGAATCTGAGGTGTCAGCTGAAGCTGACTATGCAGGGCCATTTTCTGGTGAGGTGCTTGTATTTCGAATACTTTGCCCCATTGAAAAGGTTGACAGTGTTGTTGGGGAGCCTGATGGGATTATAGGGTTGCTACAAAATGAAGTTGGTGTGGATATTAAGATTGCTGATCTCGTGGCTGGGTCCAGTGAACAGATAATTATCATTTCATCTGATGAG GGCCCAGATGATGAGCTGTTTCCAGCTCAAGAAGCTCTGTTGCACATCCAAACTTGCATTGTTGATCTTGttccagaaaaagaaaatgttatcACTACTCGGTTACTTGTTCCATCAAATGACATTGGATGTTTAGAGGGAAGGGATGGACCAATATCTGACATCAGGAGACTAACTGGGGTAGACATACAGATCCTGCCTAGGGAGGAGCTTCCTGTATGTGTAGCTGGGACTGATGAGCTTTTACAG ATTGTGGGGGAGATAAAAGCAGCTCGAGAGGCTCTTGTTGAACTGACAGCAAGGTTACGAAATTACATGTATCAAGAGTTCCTTCAAAGGGATATGCCAGCGCCACCTTTCCATGCACACAGTCCGGTGGGGAATCCGTCAGGGCTGGAGTCAGTTACATCCAGTACTGCAACTTCAGCTCGGGACAGCTATGTTGGGGCTGGGAGTGATCCTCCTTCTGTGACCTATCAGAACGTGCAACCAGTAAAG GACCCTGGAGTGCCCGGCAGTGGAACTGTGAGGCAGAGTGAAACTGAGTACCCTGAAGATAAACCAGCCGGGTTGAGCAG AATTCCTGTACCGCTTGTCACTCGGAGTACATTGGAAGTGACCATACCGCAGCATGCAGTTCCCAAGCTCATAACAAAATCTAAAAACAAGCTTGCCCAGATCAGTGAG CTGTCGGGAGCCAGTGTTAAACTTATTGAAGATATGCCAGATGTAACAGAGAAGGTCATCCAGATTTCAGGTACTCCAGAGCAGGCTGAAAGAGCCCAGAGCTTGCTTCAGGGATTTATTTTAAGCA CCCAAGAAGATGCAGGATAG
- the LOC127795905 gene encoding protein PLASTID TRANSCRIPTIONALLY ACTIVE 7 has translation MQRISSELEMNTAMAISSAAFGSWSPLTQPRIEVKSGNPLRLSFSIRSQDASNSRNDARGGRRVWRRRKLTKRDDTLQYKLDRIPFLEEQVRKIREGGKLLTMDIERLLLSEDNRFDFVNEVAAEAKQYVENNRDEYGAKKAILHVLSNRMNDAGVYRPEAYMESDPFKPGPAYLREEL, from the exons ATGCAGAGGATAAGCTCGGAGCTTGAAATGAACACGGCCATGGCTATATCATCTGCTGCCTTCGGCAGCTGGTCGCCTTTGACGCAACCC AGGATTGAGGTGAAATCAGGGAATCCATTGCGCTTGAGCTTCTCTATCAGGTCACAG GATGCGTCGAACTCGCGAAATGACGCTCGAGGTGGTCGGCGAGTTTGGAGGCGGAGAAAATTG ACAAAGAGGGATGACACGTTGCAGTACAAATTGGATAGAATTCCTTTCCTTGAGGAGCAggtgagaaaaataagagaagggGGAAAGCTTTTGACGATGGACATTGAGAGATTGTTGCTGTCGGAGGATAACCGGTTTGATTTTGTGAATGAGGTTGCTGCGGAGGCCAAGCAGTACGTTGAGAATAATCGCGACGAGTATGGCGCAAAGAAAGCGATCCTTCATGTCCTAAGTAATCGGATGAATGATGCTGGAGTTTATCGGCCTGAGGCATACATGGAATCTGACCCTTTCAAGCCAGGTCCCGCATATCTCCGTGAAGAACTTTGA